In the Labilithrix sp. genome, GCTCGCCTCGTAGCAGCGGCTAAGTCCCTGCCGGCACTCGAGGCATGCAGCGTCTTCGTCACGAAGGCATTCAGCGACGCATGCGCTGTCCCCACAGCCACATTGCTGAACGCAGGCAGCAGATCGAGCACACGAACCCGAAAACTCCGCTCGCTGGTAGTGGTCGCCATAGCAGTGTCGAAGCTCAGAGTCGCAGCTCGCGATGACGCAAGCCTGCTGTTCTTCAATCTCCTCCCGCGAACACGACTCCCCCGTTACGAGCACGCACGACTCGAGCGCAGCAGTGGTCGGTGGGGCAGGCGCCGCGGGTGCGGCCGGTTTCTCAGAGGAGGAGCACGCGAGGACGAGCGCGTTCGCGAGCACCGTCGCAATGAAGAGTCTCATGGCCAGTAGCCTCCTGTCCTGAAGAACGCGTCCGTCGTGCTGTCCCACTGCCGCGCATGATTGATATAGTGGTCGACTCCACCTATCCCGATCGGCTGGAAATAGTGCTCTTCCGCGACGTTTATGCCAACGAGAACTGGAGACCACGTGGCCGTCAGGAGGGCCGAGCCACTGTCTCCCCCGGTGACGTCCAGATCGTGCCGAAGAGTCTGATTGGTCGAGTCGAAATAGTGCGACCAGAAGCTGCCCTTTGTAATCTTTCCCGATGTAAATGTCAGATGTGGGACGCCCCGGTAGCCCCACGTTTGACAGAGAGTGATGATGTGGGGACGGCATCGACGCGCGTGCGCGTCGATGTGTGCAGCCGACGGAAAGATCACGCTCGAAGTCGTGTGGAGCGGCGAACGGAGCACCTCCCTCCGACCGCATGCACGTGCGGCTGAGGCGAAGTCCAACGGCGTGACGAGCACCTCGCCGCGCTCCCGACCAAGGTCGGTGCCTCGCATCTCGCATCTATGGGGAGACCATCTCTCGAAGCCGTACGCGGATGTCGCGCAGCCATACGCTGTCGCCGTAAACGTCGCCCGCGAGGAGGCTCGTGATGGAACGCCGCAGCGCCGCGTGCTTGTCCTCCGCGAACAGGGTCTCCACGAGCGGGCCGCGGTAGAACGCCTGCACCGCGAGGATGAAGGTCTCCGCCGCGGCGCGGACCTTCGCGCGCCACGCCTCGACCAGCGCGCCCTCGTCCGCCGGCGCAGCGAGCGTGTCCGCGATCGTGTCGGCGGCGAGGAGGCCGCCCGTCATCGCGAGGTGCGCGCCGGTCGAGAAGAGCGGATCGATGAAGCCGCCCGCGTCGCCGACCGCGAGCCAGCCTGGCCCCGCCGTCGTGCGCACGCGGTAGCTGAAGTCCGCCGTCGCCTCGCAGCGCGGCCAGAGCCTCTTCGCGCGCGCGAGCAGCTCCGTCGCCGACGACGACTCGCGCGCCGCCGCGGCGAAGAGGTCGTCCGTCGACGTGCCGGCGCGGGCGCGCATCCACGCGCGAGAGACCACCGCGCCGACGCTCGTGCGACCGTCCGCGAACGGGATGAACCAGAACCAGTTCGGGCGCTCCGGCTCGCCGCTCTCGAAGAGCACGATGTCGATGTCGCCCGCGAGCGCGCCCTCCGCGCGCGGGACGTCCGTGAAGTGCGCGTAGATCGCGGTCTGATCGAGCCCCTCGATCTTGTCGGTCGCGGCGCGGCCGGTGAGCAGATCGCGGCCCGACGCGTCGACGACGAAGTCGGCGCGCTCGAGCGCGCCCGCGACGGAGACGCCGATCGCGCGCGCGCCTTC is a window encoding:
- a CDS encoding tryptophan 7-halogenase, which produces MPRVVVIGGGPGGSVTAARLRQRGLDVVVFEKTTFPRFHLGESLLPKSLPVLETIGVLAKAEARFLLKYGARFHDDVRARKDRFSFDGAWKPEPDHAFQVPRDDFDALLLDHAKELGADVRMETKVDRVVFEGARAIGVSVAGALERADFVVDASGRDLLTGRAATDKIEGLDQTAIYAHFTDVPRAEGALAGDIDIVLFESGEPERPNWFWFIPFADGRTSVGAVVSRAWMRARAGTSTDDLFAAAARESSSATELLARAKRLWPRCEATADFSYRVRTTAGPGWLAVGDAGGFIDPLFSTGAHLAMTGGLLAADTIADTLAAPADEGALVEAWRAKVRAAAETFILAVQAFYRGPLVETLFAEDKHAALRRSITSLLAGDVYGDSVWLRDIRVRLREMVSP